GAGCCTGATCTGGCGATCTTCCTTCTGCGCCTCAAAGCGCTCGAAGCCTCACTTAAAGATCGTTCCACGCTGATCCTCGATCAGCAAACGCCTCCGTTCGACATGTTGAGCGGCGGCGGCTGGGAGGCGAACGACAAGAAGGGCAACAAGTAATCTAAACAACCATGAGCGATAAAGACAAAGGCTCGCACGAGCACGATCATGGTGGGCATGAGCATGATCACTCCCATTCCCATGGGCACGATCATGACCACGGTCATAGCCATGGGCATGAGCACGACCACGGTCACAGTCATGGCCACGGCCATGATGGAAAAGATCATCTCGAAGAATTGCTGAGCCAGAAGAAGGATGCGCCCGAGCCTGAGGCCGAGATTGTGAACGAAGTGGATGATCCGTCCACCCGCGCCCTTTCCGAGGCGTTGCGCAGCGTCTTCGCCATCGTCAAAGTCCTGCTCATCATCCTTGTCGTCATCTTTTTCTCCTCCGGAGTTTTTCAGGTAAAAGAGAATGAAGCCGCCGTGATCTTGCGTTTGGGCAGGCCGGTCGGCGGAAATGATGTGGCGTTGAAACCCGGTCTGCACTGGGCGTTTCCCTATCCCATCGATGAGATCGTGAAGATTCCGTTGGGTCAGAGCCATAGCGTGCTGTCCACCAATGGCTGGCCGGCTTTCAACCCGACGCAGGAGATCAAGGGAGACATGCCTTCGGGCAACGAATCGTTGCGGCCTGGCTTGGATGGGTACGTGCTGACCAAGGATGGCAACATCATCCATGTGAAGGCCAATTTGAACTACCGCATCTCGGACCCGGTGCGTTACACATTCGATTATGCGGACACCACCAAGGTGTTGCTGAATTTCGTGGACAACGCCGTATTCTACGCGGCCACCTTCTACACGGCGGAACAGGCGCTTTACACGGACAAAGGAGGTTTCCGCGAGAAGGTCTCGGATCGGGTTCAACAGCTCGTGGCCAAGCACAATCTGGGCGTCACGCTGGAGCCGATCAGCATCGACACTTCGGCACCGTTCAATGTGCGGCCCTCGTATGAAGC
This DNA window, taken from Verrucomicrobiia bacterium, encodes the following:
- a CDS encoding protease modulator HflK, which gives rise to MSDKDKGSHEHDHGGHEHDHSHSHGHDHDHGHSHGHEHDHGHSHGHGHDGKDHLEELLSQKKDAPEPEAEIVNEVDDPSTRALSEALRSVFAIVKVLLIILVVIFFSSGVFQVKENEAAVILRLGRPVGGNDVALKPGLHWAFPYPIDEIVKIPLGQSHSVLSTNGWPAFNPTQEIKGDMPSGNESLRPGLDGYVLTKDGNIIHVKANLNYRISDPVRYTFDYADTTKVLLNFVDNAVFYAATFYTAEQALYTDKGGFREKVSDRVQQLVAKHNLGVTLEPISIDTSAPFNVRPSYEAVQQSDLDRNEKINAAQGDAGKMTREAEGEAQAIISGGISESNQLVQAVRAEAATYTELLPRYRDDPALFKSRVMTDKIQNVLANAQDKFFIPNRADGEKRDLRLQLNREPVKPKGNAF